A single genomic interval of Helianthus annuus cultivar XRQ/B chromosome 13, HanXRQr2.0-SUNRISE, whole genome shotgun sequence harbors:
- the LOC110897514 gene encoding protein VTE6, chloroplastic — protein sequence MATASIITTTLPPSLRRTNLTSFHKPCKPLIRILTKPSPIPTTRVQSSSGSNVVSLHSAIQLVQLSPPTWESAVLSNLLIFLVGSPVLVTGLSVSGIVAAFLLGTLTWRGFGPSGFLLVAVYFVIGTAVTKVKMAQKEAQGVAEKGKGRRGPGSVIGSSAAGCVCALLSIYGVGGKSFTRLWELGFVASFCTKLSDTVSSEIGKAYGKTTYLVTTFKVVPRGTEGAVSVEGTVAGVLASILLASIGCLLGKIKVAEVVVCVLASQIANVGESVIGAVLQDKEGFKWLTNDAVNVINISLGSILAILIQQFLLQYWLP from the exons ATGGCAACGGCCAGCATCATCACCACCACTCTCCCACCGTCCCTCCGCCGTACCAACCTCACATCATTTCACAAACCTTGTAAACCCCTAATTCGCATTCTCACCAAACCTTCACCAATACCCACCACCAGAGTCCAATCCAGCAGCGGTTCTAATGTAGTGAGCCTTCATAGTGCAATTCAATTGGTCCAGTTATCACCGCCCACGTGGGAGTCTGCTGTTTTGAGTAATTTGTTGATTTTTTTGGTGGGATCGCCTGTTCTTGTAACCGGGTTGTCTGTTTCCGGCATCGTTGCTGCCTTCTTGTTGGGTACTCTTACGTGGCGCGGGTTCGGGCCGTCTGGGTTTCTTCTTGTTGCTGTTTACTTTGTTATT GGTACAGCAGTAACCAAAGTGAAAATGGCACAAAAGGAAGCCCAAGGTGTTGCAGAGAAGGGAAAAGGAAGAAGAGGGCCTGGGAGTGTAATAGGTTCAAGTGCTGCGGGTTGTGTTTGCGCCCTCCTTTCAATTTATGGAGTTGGTGGCAAATCATTTACTCGCCTTTGGGAACTTGGGTTTGTTGCTAGTTTTTGTACCAAGTTGAGTGACACCGTCTCTAGTGAGATAGGAAAGGCGTACGGTAAAACCAC ATACTTAGTAACAACATTTAAGGTTGTCCCAAGGGGAACAGAAGGGGCCGTTAGTGTTGAGGGGACCGTTGCTGGGGTTCTGGCTTCTATTCTTCTTGCCTCTATTGGTTGCCTTCTGGGCAAG ATAAAGGTTGCTGAGGTGGTCGTATGTGTGTTGGCTTCACAAATTGCAAACGTTGGCGAGAGTGTGATAGGAGCTGTGCTCCAAGATAAAGAAGGATTCAAATGG CTCACTAATGATGCAGTCAATGTGATCAATATATCACTAGGCAGCATACTTGCCATCTTGATCCAACAATTCCTACTCCAATACTGGCTTCCATAA